GCTCCGCCCCAGACCCCGCCGGGGGGGATAATCCCCCCCGGACCCCCGTATTTTCTTTCGCACCATAATCGGCTGCCGCGAACCGCCCCAGCCAGTCAACACCTCGGGGCGCTGCCCTGAACCCCGCCGGGGGGGGGTGACCTCCCCCCGGACCCCCGTATTTGGGTCACTCCGTGTTACGGACAGGAAAAATTCGACGCCATAATGCACGTACCACTGGCTACGTCGTAAAACCGATTGTGTCCGCCTTCCCCCTTGGGCACGGGAACCCCCTTCGGAATGATGAACGATCTGGAGAGTGCCCCAGCCAACCCCGCCGGAAGAATGGTTCCCTCCAAAACGGTAAATGTCCATTCCTTGACCAACATCGCCGACTTCACCCGTGCATCGGGATTGAGATGCTTGAGTTTCGCACTGGCGGCATCGATCCAGCTTTGCATATCCTCATCGGTGGCGGGACGTATCTTGCCCTGCCGCACCAGTTCCAACAACCCCTCCTGCCCAGGCGGCAACGAGCTGAAGAGATCGGAGTAGTCCTTTCCGTCCTTGGGTGCGACAAATTGCAATGATTTTTCATCGAGGTTCTCTGCCTTGCCAACCACGAAACGTCGGTTTTGAGGAGTGTTATGGAAACGGGTCAAGGGTTTTCCGGTCAACGTCTCCAGCAACGAGGCGGCACGGTCCAGCTCCTCGTTGAGTTTGTAAACGGAAAAGTATTTACCACAACCCTCCCCGCCAGGCTTGGCGTTTGAAAAGAACAGCTTCCTGACGGGGACGGTGGATTCGATCCCCAATACCTCCTGAGGATAATAGCCGCCGAGAACCACGCCGACGATCTCCGTGCCCGGTGTGGTGCGAACAACCCAGACCACCGGATCATAAGCGCTTAACGCCAGCACCACGGGGGTCTTGGGCAGGTTCACCACCACCTCGCTAAGACGGGTGGCGTGGCTTTGTTCGGGTATCTGCCGCACGGTCGGCTTTAAGCCCTCATAATTCCCCACCAGATGGACCTCGGTATTTTTCGGAAGATGACTCAGGGCACATTCCGGCAACGGCTTGGCAATCCCACGGGAAGCGGTCCCTTGAGACGGATCCCGCACCACCGGACGATCCGCTCCATCAGACTTCGTCGAATTGTCGGGAGATGACGGACCGGCATGGTCCTTCACCCACTGCCTCTCAAAATTTTCCAGATAGTTAATATATTGCCTTAATTGACCGGACTGGCACCACATCGATACCGAACCACCATTTTCTCGTATTCGCGAAAGATTTTCCTCCCCCTGAAAATAGCTTGACACCTTACAATACGCAATATTGTACGGATTTATCACAGCATTATAGTCATCGAGGATTACTTTAACTTCATCCGGAACGATTCGCCGCAGGTTGTCGAGTCGATACGTCGCCAAAGCTTTTTGTTTGTCATACTCTGGGTCAGATTGGCGGACCATATCACCATAGGATGATTCATTGACGATTCTGCCGCCCTTTTCAACATCTTCGGATGTTTTTCGGGAAGATGACGGGGCGACATGGTTCATCACCCATCTGGTCTCGAAGGTCTGCAGCTGATTGGCATACTGCATTGATGCCTGGCTAAGACACATCATCAACGCCAGATTTTCGCTGACGGACTCACTGGATGATCTTCTTTTTGAATAAAATCGCTCAAGACGACATGAAATTTCAGATTGTTTTTTCCATATTTCGTTATACTCTTCTAGAGATACGATACCTTCTTTCGGCAGAATCCGCCTAAGGTTATTTAGCCGATACTCAGCCAACAGGATTCCCTCGTTGCGCGCCTTCTTCATCTGCTCCAGCCTTTTGTCCGAAACCACCGCCCGATCATCACTGGCGATGCCCGGTGTGACGGTTTGAGACAACAGCAAGGCAAGGAGCCAAACCGGCTTGATCATGATTCCTCCAATGTTACTTTGGATGCCTAATTCTTCCTGAGAAGGGGTCTGGTTATTCATTTTATAGAATCCGTTGGCCCAGTCGGTCTACTCGGGGCAACGTCCATTTCCATCCGAAATAGAGCAGGTTCCACTCTCCACATCATAGAAGTGAACACGATTCCCTGCAGCGTCCGGCTTTGGAACCCCCTTGGGGATAATGAAAGAGCTTACCCCAACCCCCTTCAAATCAGGCAGAACAACTTCTCCAAGGATTGCATAACTATCACTTGCATTCAAACCATGTCTGGTTACTTTAGTCGAGTCATCAGGGTTATATTTCTTGAAACGAGAGGTTGCCGCCTCAACCCAGGATTCGATATCCTCTTTGCTCGCGGGGCGGATCTTGCCCTGGCGAACCAATTCTCTGAGGCCTTCCTGCCCGGGTGGCAGCCTGCTGAAGACTACTGGAGTTTGGCTATCTTTCGGAGCGTGAAAGATCAGGGCGCTCTCCTCGATCCCAGCCGAACCGCCAATGATATATCTCTGATTATTCGGGTAAAGGTAAATCAGATTGGCTGTCCGCCCCGTATAATTCTCTACCTTTTTTATCATCGTGCTCAACTCATTTTTAGTACCATTAAACCAAAATGATTTCCAGCATTCAGGAGGTTTGCCTTGGAACTCCGTGGCAATATATTTTTGCATCGGGGTTCCCGGAGGCAACCCGATGACTTCCTGGGGGTATTGACCTCCCAGAACAACGGCAACAATTTCGGTGCGCGGCATGGTGCGTACCGCCCAGATGATCGGCTCATTACCGCTCAGCACGAGAACGATTTTGGCATCGGGCCGGTTGACGACCACCTCGCTCGTTCGCGTCGGGTACTTGGCATCGGCCAATTGGCGCGTGGATGACTTGATCCCCCTTAGGGCTGCCACGAGATGGACCTCGGCATTCTCCGGCAGGTTGGTCAATGGGGAACATTCGGGCCGCGGCCTGTTTGAACCCTTATCCGATACAGGAAATGCCAAACCCGGCAGCTCAGCCAAGTTGTGAGCTTTCAACGCTCCCGAGCCGGGTCCCTTTTGCGGCGGATTGTTTTTTACCCATTGATTTTCAAATTGTTGCAACTGGTCGGCATACTGCCTGGTCGTCCGGAGAAGGCATTGATCATACGCGCCGACATTGTCTTCCCGATTTTCCTGTTGGTCGCTGATTGAAAAACGGCTTTCAAAACGACAGAACTCTTCTTGATATTTTTCCCATGTCGAATCATGCTGCGTGAGCATTGCGTTGATCCTTTCGGGCAGAATCCGCTTCAGATTGGCAATGCGGTGGTTGATCAAGGCCTTTTGCTGGTTCATCGCCTTCTCATGCCGCGCCCCCGCCCCCGGCGGTTGAAACGCCTGCGCAACGTGGCTTGACGTAACAAAGGCTCCCATCATCAAGAATCCGGCACAAATCTGACGGTACATGTTTCCTCCTTCCCACTCTGCATTGCCGATCGCGAAGGGCCGCAGCACCCTCTCGGAACCCGGCCACCTGCACTCGACCCATCCCACGGCCAAGGGCGCCCTCGATCCCGATCCTTTGGCCGGAAACGAAGCGCGTCATTGCGGACAGCGCCGCCCACCAGACGAGAAGCAGGTTCCGCTGGACACCTCGTAGAAATTTGAGTTTGCCCCGTAGTCCGGTGGTGGAAGCACACCGGGTAACAGGATGAAATTGGAGAAATGATCCTCTCGCAGCACCTCCGGCAAAACAGTGCGCGTCAGGATCGAATAGACATGTCCTTTCTGCTTCAAAACCGTTTTCAACCAATCCGAAGGCTCGGCCTTATCGCGCTCGCGGGCGGCCTTGATCCACAACTGGATATCCTCCTGGGTGGACAGGCGTATCTTGCCCTGTCGGATCAACTCCTGAAGCCCTGCCTGGCCATGTGGCAGGGGGGAAAAAAGATCTGAATAGTCTTTGCCATCCTGAGGTGCAACGAAACGGAGGCTCTTTTCGTCGATTCCTTCCTTCTGCCCAACGACGAAGCGGTTTCCTGTCGGGGTATCGTAGTACCGGGTCAACTCCCTTCCCGTGATTATCTTGATACTTTTCTGCACCTGGTCAAGCTGGCCATACACCTGAGCGTCATTGAAAAAACATTCTGGAGCCGCGCCGTGAAAGGGGAGCGATAGAAAGCGACGAACCATGACTGTTTTATCAAGGCCATAGACCTCCAGCGAAGTACGCCCGCCTGCCACCACGGCAACCAGGTTCGTTCCCGGAGTGGTGCGCACCGCCCAGATGGCCGGATAACTGGCCCCCAGCACCAACACAACCGGCACCCCCGGCAGGTTGACCACGACTTCGCTGAAATGCGGGGATTCCACTTCATCGGGAAGCCGGCGTAATGTCGGGTGCAACCCCTGGACTATGTTTATCAGATGAATCTCGACATTCTCCGGCAGATCGGTCAGTGGCGAGCATTCCGTCACCGGGCGCCCTCTCCGGTCCGGTTGATTGGATGTGACTCCGGCGCTGACCACCTGCCCGGA
Above is a window of Magnetococcales bacterium DNA encoding:
- a CDS encoding DUF1311 domain-containing protein; this encodes MYRQICAGFLMMGAFVTSSHVAQAFQPPGAGARHEKAMNQQKALINHRIANLKRILPERINAMLTQHDSTWEKYQEEFCRFESRFSISDQQENREDNVGAYDQCLLRTTRQYADQLQQFENQWVKNNPPQKGPGSGALKAHNLAELPGLAFPVSDKGSNRPRPECSPLTNLPENAEVHLVAALRGIKSSTRQLADAKYPTRTSEVVVNRPDAKIVLVLSGNEPIIWAVRTMPRTEIVAVVLGGQYPQEVIGLPPGTPMQKYIATEFQGKPPECWKSFWFNGTKNELSTMIKKVENYTGRTANLIYLYPNNQRYIIGGSAGIEESALIFHAPKDSQTPVVFSRLPPGQEGLRELVRQGKIRPASKEDIESWVEAATSRFKKYNPDDSTKVTRHGLNASDSYAILGEVVLPDLKGVGVSSFIIPKGVPKPDAAGNRVHFYDVESGTCSISDGNGRCPE